The DNA window TgcagtgttaaaaaaataaattattaaatgtaaaaatcttcaatgtagtctctcaattaatatgaggtcataaaactgcatgcataatacaCATAAGATtagaaacatttttgtttaaaatatttttagatgaaaTATAGCATGCCAGACTGCAGGTGCTGCtctaaatgttttacatttcatgTTAACTACCCACTATTTGGTTTACCCTTGAAATTTGGTATTACAGCACTCCTAATATTGATGGCTCATTACGATCAATTGATTGtatttttcctcatttgtaagttgttttaaataaaagtgtCTGATAACTGAATAAATCTAATCAGTCCGGCTAATCAATGTGGCTTTAGGAATGTGTTAATTCTGTCACCTAAACACTTCAAAGCCAAGAAGTCcaatttatgttttcattttttcttaTATTTTGGTTATGGATATAATATAGTAATTTCTTCCCACTGCGAAGTATACATTGATGCAGACCTACATATAGCCCTTAATATCATAATTATAtaaacactaccagtcaaaacttttgaaacacttgactgaaatgtttctcatgatcttaaaaatcttttgatctgaaggtgtatgcttaaatgtttgaaattagttttgtagacataaatataattgtgccaccatattaatttatttcattataaaactaaaatttaataaaaataaagtttttgaaattgatgacttggaccaaataataaagaaaagcagccaacaagtgcacaacatagatgggaactccttcaatactgtttaaaaagcatcccagggtgaaacctcaagaagttggttgagaaaatgtcaagagtacatgtctgcaaattctaggcaaagggtgactactttgaggatgctaaaatgtaacacagttttgatttattttggatttattttagtcacaacataattcccatagttccatttatgttattccatagttttgataacttgactattattccaaaatgtgaaaaaataaataataataataataataataataataataataataataaataaataaaaataaagaatgagtaagtgtttaaaaattttgaccggtagtgtgtatgctTATATATCTCTAAAATGTggaaatacactgtaaaaagtgataacctgcaattgttaccttaaggggctatttctacctgatctagtCCTTACaatgtgttttgttggtgtaacctaatctATTCTGgcagatgttaaataatattttgacttgaataaaaccagttatttTAGATGTTATCACAAGAAGTatattttaggttaacattttgttttctgtGGTAATAATAGACCTTTTTATGTTTTAAACTATATTGAAGCTTGCAAGAGTTGTGTGATCAGGCAGTTTCTGAACCTCACACCTCTCACCTGAGCCTGGAAAAGCTGCTCTTTCCCACAGACCCCCTACTTCTGGTGTCACTTCTCCTCTCAAGTCCTGACTAGAATCCATGGAGGTGCCAACTCACACCTCACAGGGGATATATACTGGAGGACCATGGTCCACCAGCAACCGCAAACTTTTCAGCAGAGACCTTCTCAACCCAGCAGCCATGGACATCACCAGCTCTTCTCTTCAGTTCCAAGACTGCAGTAACTTCCTGATTGACTGCGAGAACCTTCAGGATCAAAGCTACACCATATCAGATCCTGGCTACTACAGTGCCGGCAGCAGCCTCTCTCCAACCTCTTCTATAGATTCTTGTGGCTTCTCCCCACTAGCTTACTCTTATGGAGTAGGACAGGACATACCACAGATCTTGCCACACAACAACAGCTCCACCCAGGTGAAGAGAAAGGACCAGCCACCCAAGAGAACCGGGCGGCCAAGGTCAAAATTCCCTGGGGTGAAACGGGAAACTGCAAGTGAACGGGAGAAGCTGAGGATGAGGGATCTGACCAAAGCCCTTCATCACCTCAGGACATATCTTCCTCCATCAGTGGCACCAGCCGGAAAGACTTTGACCAAGATTGAGACACTGAGGCTCACTATCCAGTACATCTCTTGTCTGTCTGCGCAGCTTGAGCTCAGTCAAGATGAGGCAAATCATGGAATTCCTTCAAATCAGATCCAGATTGCGACGTCATCAACCATGTTTGACAACTTCAATGAAGTTCCTACACTTACACAAAGTTTACCTGCTCAGCAGTTCCAACCTATGACTTGTTATCAGGTATGTACATGTTACTTTAACTCTATTTTTACTATATGTATaatttactattacaaagccATTTGCAGATGACCAATTTTAATAAGTATTTGTGTTAAATTTAGCAAGAGTTATAGGCAATATTGTACTTTATGTCATTGGTGTAATGTTTTGTGGTGGTACTGTCTATTATTTTAAGTTCACAATTATAATTgtaatactaatacattttatagTAATTCAACcacttaaatatgtaaaataagtTCTTTGTTTAATTTAATCTGTATTCTTTTTCATTTAACAGAATCCTGTTGAAGGCGATTTCCTTTCATTCTCAGCTCAGGATCTTTGGTAGCGCCAGCAACATAACTTATCCTATGACAGTGCTGATCAAAACGGACTGAAATATCATAGTTTGATACACATATCTGTGCAATGtccactttattattattattttttgtaaatatgtttGTACAGCTATTTATGTTTTGTATGTTTAAAAAGAGATTAATATTTATGAATTGAATTGCTAATAAAGCCTTAAAAACCTTCATATcaattatgtgcttttttttaaataactgttataatctaatgtctttttaaaaataaaggttatttATAAACATGTATGACTCCATGACAAACCTTTTACATCCATGGAACCTTCCCACTGCACAAACGGTTCTTTAGAACCAAAAATGGTTCTTCTATGGCATCGTTGTGGATATAAACCCCAATTCGGAACCTTTAATTTCTAAGAGTGCTTAAACAACCATACACCATAAAGAAGTTTTTTTGTTGCATGCCCAGTTTAGCAACATCCTAATGACAGACAGCTGGGTGATGGTCCTACTATGTTGTAATTTACACTTTTAAGGGGAAAACCCCAGCAGAGCAAGCATTAATGTGGGCAGGATAGTAAACTAACACTCAAAGCTGAGACCCTTTAACACCACTGAGACTGTAAACGAAGTGAAATTGTAAATTTTGCAGGGCTCTTCCTCTAAAATGCAAAATTTAGTTTTGATTACAGTAACTTCAAACATAAAAGATGAACTCTAGCTTGATAATATGGAGatcaaacaacaacacaaaaattacaGACACTTCATAGTTCTGCATTTGGGCATTATCAATATATGAAATGACAAATGTTATACAGTTTCAAGCTAATGGTAATGCAAAATTGGtatgatatttatatataaaaaagttttttttttctaaagattTTCAGGTTGCACCATTGGAGATGTCAGTGGTAGCTGTGCTTCTATGTCCATTTACATGTGGGGGAAAGTGGAGAGTTGAGAAAAGGAACTCGTAAAGGTGACAAGTATGCAGCTGCTTACAGACCCTATAATAATGAATCACTTCCTCACTCTTCCTTCCTCCCAGGTGTGCAGTTTTTTTTACTTCCTCTGTTGAGACCCTGTTGACACACAAGAAGTAGCCACTGTCTAATTCCACTTGACACTCTAGTTACAAAATCACAACGCACTTTAAATGCTTTAATGTTATGTCTTGGTCTGTGTTTTTGATATTAATAAGTGTTAAAAATATccgtaataaaaaataaataaataaaaaaaataaaagtacaaatgcTAACTGTTTAACTGGTCTTTATACagtgaaaaattataatatttaccaAGGCAATACCTGAAATTTTACTGTATAAATGTTGCAAAAAGTCTGTTTTTTAGAAGTGAATCTAAAGTATGATTTCACATGATATTTAACTGTAACCATTTATATAATCCTAGAAGTCTCTGCGTGACCCaacacatttaattatattttatagaaatagtaatttttcctggtgaactgtaaaatatgcaGGCACTAAAATGCTGCAATGCCTAAAACACTGTCAAAGTATTTTTAACACtaaattttactgtaaatttaaccatttttaaattactttttacagTGATATGGAGATGTGATGTACACGATCGATAAAATGATACAAATGTATTTGAGCTAGTCacctaatttaattaaaaaaaggattTGAACAACAGATAATCATACTTGATTAGAAAGTGCCCATGCACTgtacaaaaaaaattctgttaaatgtactgtaaaatacAAGCAGCTTTGGTTGCcagaaatgtatgtttcaggctttcagaggatgtaattttgatgccagTATATTTTACGTTtcactaccgtttatattatcaaatgatataaacttaatataaTTACCTTCTTGaactataaaaatctgcttttcactttaaaatgtattgttaataacCTTAGTAACtgcaaaaggccacatgatgacttaaaattCATCAAGAGTGGCCATTCCAGGAGCAACAATTAAAACCCAAACCCAAAACACTATCAGAATAACATATGTAGCACTAAAATAGTGCAATAAACAATAACTAAACTACATACAAAATAACGcaaaacaccccaatgtacataacagatattaaaaaaaaaatccccataaaatataatgaaatgtgatgggtcacatatactttttacatctacatcaaaatgttttttttgttgttgttttttttacaatattttactataaaattaCATATACTGTTTTGCATTGTGATTATCATTTTTAATGTGTATGTTAAGCTAACTACCCGTTCACCAATTAaagttttttactgtagcatttttcattcttttactgttcttttgcattcttttaatccaatttcatcatcaaaatagtgtcaaatcaaattaattcataaaaatttaaacatattacttttcaacataccattttttttttagcaaataacgatcctcacagcataatttaaaacacaacatttgtcttatttttttgtcaaataaagtgctccaCAACTGCACAGTCAAgttcatgacattaaaggaaattaaatttgtactttttaaaatttatttcaccccacatttttaaaatgcttaaatgtgattaaactaGTTGTAaactaaatatattaaataaaacatacaatttgacgtgtgtgtgtgtttgtgtgtgtgtgtgtacaggtttaacctccatagtaaaacctgagatcacctacattgtggggaccagccagcggtccccacgagggaaatggcttagtaagtgtactaaacgatgtttttttttaatgtaaaaatgcaaaaaggtttctgggagggttaggtttaggggtagggttaggggattgaaattatcgttagatccgTATAAAAGCCATAGAAGTCTATGGAAAGTTCCCATgattatataaaacaaaacatgtatgtatgtatgtatgtgtgtgtgtgtgtgtgtgtgtgtgtgtgtgtgtgtgtgtgtgtgtctaaataTTGTGCCACCCCCTTCCTCCGTCCCGGTTTAACACTTTTAAAAAATTTGCTCACCTTAACTATAACGCGATGGGTGAATGGCATGATAAACGTATCCGGTAAATGGTAAACATATCCGGCAAACATATTTGGGCTGACTTTAAGATGTCATCGAGATATTGTGTGAATTGATCCCAAAAAAGAGGAAGAGgcaaaaaaaattgcaataacTTTCCAAAACTTGCATATTTATTCAACAGGAACAACAAAATGACAAATGTAAAAGcacatgtacaaaaaaaaaaaaaaaaaacatcataaaaatgtttatttatacaaAGCCTACTTGTCTTGCAGGCTACTGTGTAACAGTGGCATAAAAGCATATGATATCACCACAGCAACAATTGCAAGGTAACATAATAAAGATAATTATACACAATTGCATACAATTCTGAAACAGGCTCACTGCTCTTAAAATACTGAGGAGATCCATTGTCAGTGTATTTTGCATAGTCTTTGTATGTACTTTAGCCCTTATTTGCATTAGGGTAACGTGGTCAAGTGGTTATATATCTGGGCTGGTAGTCAAAATGTTTTAAGTTCAAAC is part of the Myxocyprinus asiaticus isolate MX2 ecotype Aquarium Trade chromosome 2, UBuf_Myxa_2, whole genome shotgun sequence genome and encodes:
- the mespaa gene encoding mesoderm posterior aa translates to MDITSSSLQFQDCSNFLIDCENLQDQSYTISDPGYYSAGSSLSPTSSIDSCGFSPLAYSYGVGQDIPQILPHNNSSTQVKRKDQPPKRTGRPRSKFPGVKRETASEREKLRMRDLTKALHHLRTYLPPSVAPAGKTLTKIETLRLTIQYISCLSAQLELSQDEANHGIPSNQIQIATSSTMFDNFNEVPTLTQSLPAQQFQPMTCYQNPVEGDFLSFSAQDLW